GCGCGGCAACGAAGAGGAGGGGTACCGCAGCCAGGGAGATCAGTGCGGCGATGCCGGCGGCAGATACCGCCACGGTGACAATGACCGACACCAGCACCAGCGCCACATACAGGACGCGGGTCAGACGGTCACCGAGGATCACCGCGAGGGTCGTCTTCCCCGCCTCTTTGTCCGTGGGGATGTCGCGGAGGTTGTTGACCAGATTCACCGAGGCGGACAAACTACCCACTCCCACCGCCAGCAGGAGTCCGACCCAGCTGACCGTGCCGGACTGGGTGAACTCGGTACCGAGCACGGCAACGAGTCCGAAGAACACGAAGACGGCAACCTCTCCCAGCCCCCGGTAGCCGTAGGGGTTCCTCCCGCCGGTGTAGAACCACGCACCCAGGATGCACAGTGCACCGATGAGGATCAGCCACCATGCGGACAGCAGTGACAGGACGATTCCTGCCACTCCGGCAACGGCGAAGCTCAGGAACGCCGCGTACTTCACCCGCTCCGGCGGGACAAGCCCGGAGCCCGTCAGTCGCAGGGGTCCGGAACGGTCGTCATCGGTCCCGCGGATTCCGTCGGAGTAGTCGTTGGCGTAGTTCACGCCGATGATCAGGGCCATGGCGACGACGGCCGCAAGGAGTGCCCTGGCCCAGGAGGCGTGGCCGTCGTAGACGGCGGCGGCCGTGCCGGCGAGAACCGGGGCGA
The genomic region above belongs to Corynebacterium glyciniphilum AJ 3170 and contains:
- a CDS encoding 1,4-dihydroxy-2-naphthoate polyprenyltransferase, whose translation is MSENTATAGDWLTGARPHTWANAVAPVLAGTAAAVYDGHASWARALLAAVVAMALIIGVNYANDYSDGIRGTDDDRSGPLRLTGSGLVPPERVKYAAFLSFAVAGVAGIVLSLLSAWWLILIGALCILGAWFYTGGRNPYGYRGLGEVAVFVFFGLVAVLGTEFTQSGTVSWVGLLLAVGVGSLSASVNLVNNLRDIPTDKEAGKTTLAVILGDRLTRVLYVALVLVSVIVTVAVSAAGIAALISLAAVPLLFVAALPVVRGATGKELIPVLGLTGRGMLVWALAMFIAMLLG